In Gossypium raimondii isolate GPD5lz chromosome 12, ASM2569854v1, whole genome shotgun sequence, a single window of DNA contains:
- the LOC105762922 gene encoding uncharacterized protein LOC105762922 isoform X3 codes for MPSKKRRRKEERPKIHPKNKYSDNPPDFALLASLYPTFKPFVFYTREGRPRIDWTDFNATRELTRVLLLHDHNLHWWIPHGQLCPTVPNRSNYIHWIEDLLSSHIIPRDNTDGGNVRGFDIGTGANCIYPLLGASLLGWSFVASDMTDVAIEWAERNVKNNPNISELIEIRKVKCSQNTLSPEGLSGESSYSEEREGLPSSSLDISASEDKSYYGPAILVDVVRDGETFDFCMCNPPFFESFEEAGLNPKTSCGGTYEEMVCPGGEKAFITRIIEDSVVLKQSFRWYTSMVGRKVNLKFLVSKLREVGVTVVKTTEFVQGKTFRWGLAWSFVPPAKKIVTPHVTEKNILSFMLEGIQRQFGAIHVLQSVESFFLAGGASCKLNASSFVVDITASADHCNALLNNDVKYIDEVASCSNVQEAPSNLCFRILVFQQIPGTLLVKGSLQHRDSALSGLFSSIIQQLEASLRQKFCKGKTGTNYI; via the exons ATGCCGTCCaagaagaggagaagaaaggAAGAGAGACCCAAGATCCACCCCAAAAACAAATACTCCGATAACCCGCCCGATTTCGCTCTTTTAGCCTCTTTATACCCTACCTTTAAACCCTTTGTCTTCTACACTCGCGAAGGCCGACCCAGAATCGACTGGACTGACTTCAATGCCACCCGCGAACTCACCCGCGTCCTTCTCCTTCACGACCACAACCTCCATTG GTGGATTCCTCATGGGCAGCTCTGCCCTACAGTGCCCAACCGCTCCAACTACATCCATTGGATTGAAGATCTTCTCTCTTCTCACATCATTCCCAGAGATAACACCGATGGAGGTAATGTGAGGGGATTTGATATAGGAACTGGAGCCAACTGTATCTACCCTCTTCTTGGCGCATCGCTATTGGGCTGGAGCTTTGTTGCAtcag ATATGACTGATGTAGCTATAGAGTGGGCAGAGAGAAATGTTAAAAACAATCCAAATATTTCAGAATTAATTGAGATTAGAAAAGTTAAATGTTCTCAAAACACCCTTTCTCCTGAGGGGTTAAGTGGTGAGTCTAGCTATTCTGAGGAAAGAGAAGGTTTGCCGTCTTCTTCCCTTGATATATCAGCAAGTGAAGATAAGAGCTATTATGGACCCGCTATACTTGTTGATGTGGTAAGGGATGGTGAGACCTTTGACTTCTGCATGTGTAATCCCCCATTTTTTGAAAGCTTTGAGGAAGCAGGATTGAATCCGAAGACTTCTTGCGGTGGAACTTATGAGGAGATGGTCTGCCCTGGTGGTGAAAAGGCCTTTATTACACGTATTATTGAAGATAGTGTTGTGCTGAAGCAATCTTTCCG GTGGTATACGTCAATGGTTGGAAGGAAAGTGAATCTCAAATTCCTAGTGTCAAAGCTTCGAGAGGTTGGAGTTACTGTAGTAAAAACAACTGAGTTTGTCCAAGGGAAAACATTTCGATGGGGACTTGCTTGGTCTTTTGTGCCTCCTGCGAAGAAGATAGTTACACCTCATGTGACTGAAAAGAACATTCTCTCTTTCATGCTTGAG GGTATTCAACGCCAGTTTGGTGCAATACATGTACTCCAGTCAGTTGAATCCTTTTTCCTAGCTGGTGGAGCATCTTGTAAATTGAATGCCTCTTCTTTTGTGGTTGAT ATTACTGCATCAGCTGATCACTGCAATGCTCTGCTGAACAATGACGTAAAATATATTGATGAAGTTGCAAGTTGCAGCAATGTGCAAGAGGCACCCTCAAACCTGTGTTTTCGTATTTTG GTCTTTCAGCAAATCCCAGGCACACTACTTGTTAAAGGATCATTACAGCATAGAGATAGCGCACTCTCAG GATTGTTCTCCTCAATAATCCAACAGTTGGAGGCTTCACTGAGACAAAAGTTTTGCAAAGGGAAGACTGGCACCAATTATATCTAG
- the LOC105762923 gene encoding uncharacterized protein LOC105762923 produces the protein MGSEVSKQIQRRKAVSMEKQMLFDLNENCGETFPGCDYRPTDRKNWMSSLGPKELHINNIVWPGTHNSATDRIGIPCISRPFAQCQTLSVYQQLALGTRVLDIRVNENNRVCHGILLTYNIDVVINDVKKFLFETTSEVIILEIRTEYGHRDPPEFEDYLEEKLSMYLIHQDDYVFGKTIAELLPKRIICVWKPRNSPQPKPGSPFWSAEYLKDNWIDTDLPSTKFDSNLKYLSDQAPVSSRYFFYRVENTVTAQPDNPVVCVRPVTGRIHGYARLFINRCFAEGCANRLQVFSTDFIGEDFVDACVGLTHARVHGEC, from the coding sequence atGGGTTCTGAGGTCTCTAAACAGATCCAAAGGCGCAAGGCAGTCTCCATGGAAAAGCAAATGCTTTTTGACCTTAATGAAAATTGCGGGGAAACATTCCCTGGTTGTGATTATCGTCCTACTGACAGGAAGAATTGGATGTCTAGCCTTGGTCCCAAGGAACTTCACATAAACAACATTGTATGGCCTGGAACTCATAATTCTGCTACCGACAGGATAGGAATTCCCTGCATCTCTCGGCCTTTTGCGCAATGCCAGACTTTGTCTGTTTACCAGCAGCTTGCTCTAGGCACCAGAGTTTTGGATATTAGAGTTAATGAAAACAATCGTGTCTGCCATGGTATCTTGTTGACGTACAACATCGATGTTGTCATAAACGATGTCAAGAAGTTCTTGTTCGAGACAACGTCCGAGGTCATAATTCTTGAGATCCGCACTGAATACGGGCACCGGGATCCTCCTGAATTTGAGGATTACTTGGAGGAAAAACTCAGCATGTACCTCATCCACCAGGATGATTACGTCTTTGGCAAAACAATTGCAGAATTGTTGCCAAAGAGGATCATCTGTGTCTGGAAACCAAGAAACTCACCTCAGCCTAAACCAGGGTCTCCATTCTGGAGTGCTGAATATCTCAAGGACAATTGGATTGACACAGATTTGCCATCCACAAAGTTTGATAGTAATTTGAAGTATTTGAGTGACCAAGCACCAGTTTCATCAAGGTATTTCTTCTACAGAGTGGAGAACACAGTGACAGCACAGCCAGATAATCCTGTGGTATGCGTTAGACCAGTGACAGGCCGAATTCATGGATATGCTAGGCTGTTCATCAATCGGTGCTTTGCCGAAGGTTGCGCCAATAGGTTGCAAGTATTCTCTACAGATTTTATTGGTGAGGATTTTGTTGATGCTTGTGTTGGCCTTACACACGCCCGGGTCCATGGCGAGTGTTGA
- the LOC105762922 gene encoding uncharacterized protein LOC105762922 isoform X1 — protein sequence MIIVENSSRDLFYDNLERKKMPSKKRRRKEERPKIHPKNKYSDNPPDFALLASLYPTFKPFVFYTREGRPRIDWTDFNATRELTRVLLLHDHNLHWWIPHGQLCPTVPNRSNYIHWIEDLLSSHIIPRDNTDGGNVRGFDIGTGANCIYPLLGASLLGWSFVASDMTDVAIEWAERNVKNNPNISELIEIRKVKCSQNTLSPEGLSGESSYSEEREGLPSSSLDISASEDKSYYGPAILVDVVRDGETFDFCMCNPPFFESFEEAGLNPKTSCGGTYEEMVCPGGEKAFITRIIEDSVVLKQSFRWYTSMVGRKVNLKFLVSKLREVGVTVVKTTEFVQGKTFRWGLAWSFVPPAKKIVTPHVTEKNILSFMLEGIQRQFGAIHVLQSVESFFLAGGASCKLNASSFVVDITASADHCNALLNNDVKYIDEVASCSNVQEAPSNLCFRILVFQQIPGTLLVKGSLQHRDSALSGLFSSIIQQLEASLRQKFCKGKTGTNYI from the exons ATGATTATAGTTGAGAATTCGAG CAGAGATTTGTTTTATGATAATCTGGAGCGAAAGAAAATGCCGTCCaagaagaggagaagaaaggAAGAGAGACCCAAGATCCACCCCAAAAACAAATACTCCGATAACCCGCCCGATTTCGCTCTTTTAGCCTCTTTATACCCTACCTTTAAACCCTTTGTCTTCTACACTCGCGAAGGCCGACCCAGAATCGACTGGACTGACTTCAATGCCACCCGCGAACTCACCCGCGTCCTTCTCCTTCACGACCACAACCTCCATTG GTGGATTCCTCATGGGCAGCTCTGCCCTACAGTGCCCAACCGCTCCAACTACATCCATTGGATTGAAGATCTTCTCTCTTCTCACATCATTCCCAGAGATAACACCGATGGAGGTAATGTGAGGGGATTTGATATAGGAACTGGAGCCAACTGTATCTACCCTCTTCTTGGCGCATCGCTATTGGGCTGGAGCTTTGTTGCAtcag ATATGACTGATGTAGCTATAGAGTGGGCAGAGAGAAATGTTAAAAACAATCCAAATATTTCAGAATTAATTGAGATTAGAAAAGTTAAATGTTCTCAAAACACCCTTTCTCCTGAGGGGTTAAGTGGTGAGTCTAGCTATTCTGAGGAAAGAGAAGGTTTGCCGTCTTCTTCCCTTGATATATCAGCAAGTGAAGATAAGAGCTATTATGGACCCGCTATACTTGTTGATGTGGTAAGGGATGGTGAGACCTTTGACTTCTGCATGTGTAATCCCCCATTTTTTGAAAGCTTTGAGGAAGCAGGATTGAATCCGAAGACTTCTTGCGGTGGAACTTATGAGGAGATGGTCTGCCCTGGTGGTGAAAAGGCCTTTATTACACGTATTATTGAAGATAGTGTTGTGCTGAAGCAATCTTTCCG GTGGTATACGTCAATGGTTGGAAGGAAAGTGAATCTCAAATTCCTAGTGTCAAAGCTTCGAGAGGTTGGAGTTACTGTAGTAAAAACAACTGAGTTTGTCCAAGGGAAAACATTTCGATGGGGACTTGCTTGGTCTTTTGTGCCTCCTGCGAAGAAGATAGTTACACCTCATGTGACTGAAAAGAACATTCTCTCTTTCATGCTTGAG GGTATTCAACGCCAGTTTGGTGCAATACATGTACTCCAGTCAGTTGAATCCTTTTTCCTAGCTGGTGGAGCATCTTGTAAATTGAATGCCTCTTCTTTTGTGGTTGAT ATTACTGCATCAGCTGATCACTGCAATGCTCTGCTGAACAATGACGTAAAATATATTGATGAAGTTGCAAGTTGCAGCAATGTGCAAGAGGCACCCTCAAACCTGTGTTTTCGTATTTTG GTCTTTCAGCAAATCCCAGGCACACTACTTGTTAAAGGATCATTACAGCATAGAGATAGCGCACTCTCAG GATTGTTCTCCTCAATAATCCAACAGTTGGAGGCTTCACTGAGACAAAAGTTTTGCAAAGGGAAGACTGGCACCAATTATATCTAG
- the LOC105762922 gene encoding uncharacterized protein LOC105762922 isoform X2, which translates to MIIVENSRDLFYDNLERKKMPSKKRRRKEERPKIHPKNKYSDNPPDFALLASLYPTFKPFVFYTREGRPRIDWTDFNATRELTRVLLLHDHNLHWWIPHGQLCPTVPNRSNYIHWIEDLLSSHIIPRDNTDGGNVRGFDIGTGANCIYPLLGASLLGWSFVASDMTDVAIEWAERNVKNNPNISELIEIRKVKCSQNTLSPEGLSGESSYSEEREGLPSSSLDISASEDKSYYGPAILVDVVRDGETFDFCMCNPPFFESFEEAGLNPKTSCGGTYEEMVCPGGEKAFITRIIEDSVVLKQSFRWYTSMVGRKVNLKFLVSKLREVGVTVVKTTEFVQGKTFRWGLAWSFVPPAKKIVTPHVTEKNILSFMLEGIQRQFGAIHVLQSVESFFLAGGASCKLNASSFVVDITASADHCNALLNNDVKYIDEVASCSNVQEAPSNLCFRILVFQQIPGTLLVKGSLQHRDSALSGLFSSIIQQLEASLRQKFCKGKTGTNYI; encoded by the exons ATGATTATAGTTGAGAATTCGAG AGATTTGTTTTATGATAATCTGGAGCGAAAGAAAATGCCGTCCaagaagaggagaagaaaggAAGAGAGACCCAAGATCCACCCCAAAAACAAATACTCCGATAACCCGCCCGATTTCGCTCTTTTAGCCTCTTTATACCCTACCTTTAAACCCTTTGTCTTCTACACTCGCGAAGGCCGACCCAGAATCGACTGGACTGACTTCAATGCCACCCGCGAACTCACCCGCGTCCTTCTCCTTCACGACCACAACCTCCATTG GTGGATTCCTCATGGGCAGCTCTGCCCTACAGTGCCCAACCGCTCCAACTACATCCATTGGATTGAAGATCTTCTCTCTTCTCACATCATTCCCAGAGATAACACCGATGGAGGTAATGTGAGGGGATTTGATATAGGAACTGGAGCCAACTGTATCTACCCTCTTCTTGGCGCATCGCTATTGGGCTGGAGCTTTGTTGCAtcag ATATGACTGATGTAGCTATAGAGTGGGCAGAGAGAAATGTTAAAAACAATCCAAATATTTCAGAATTAATTGAGATTAGAAAAGTTAAATGTTCTCAAAACACCCTTTCTCCTGAGGGGTTAAGTGGTGAGTCTAGCTATTCTGAGGAAAGAGAAGGTTTGCCGTCTTCTTCCCTTGATATATCAGCAAGTGAAGATAAGAGCTATTATGGACCCGCTATACTTGTTGATGTGGTAAGGGATGGTGAGACCTTTGACTTCTGCATGTGTAATCCCCCATTTTTTGAAAGCTTTGAGGAAGCAGGATTGAATCCGAAGACTTCTTGCGGTGGAACTTATGAGGAGATGGTCTGCCCTGGTGGTGAAAAGGCCTTTATTACACGTATTATTGAAGATAGTGTTGTGCTGAAGCAATCTTTCCG GTGGTATACGTCAATGGTTGGAAGGAAAGTGAATCTCAAATTCCTAGTGTCAAAGCTTCGAGAGGTTGGAGTTACTGTAGTAAAAACAACTGAGTTTGTCCAAGGGAAAACATTTCGATGGGGACTTGCTTGGTCTTTTGTGCCTCCTGCGAAGAAGATAGTTACACCTCATGTGACTGAAAAGAACATTCTCTCTTTCATGCTTGAG GGTATTCAACGCCAGTTTGGTGCAATACATGTACTCCAGTCAGTTGAATCCTTTTTCCTAGCTGGTGGAGCATCTTGTAAATTGAATGCCTCTTCTTTTGTGGTTGAT ATTACTGCATCAGCTGATCACTGCAATGCTCTGCTGAACAATGACGTAAAATATATTGATGAAGTTGCAAGTTGCAGCAATGTGCAAGAGGCACCCTCAAACCTGTGTTTTCGTATTTTG GTCTTTCAGCAAATCCCAGGCACACTACTTGTTAAAGGATCATTACAGCATAGAGATAGCGCACTCTCAG GATTGTTCTCCTCAATAATCCAACAGTTGGAGGCTTCACTGAGACAAAAGTTTTGCAAAGGGAAGACTGGCACCAATTATATCTAG